In Mastigocladopsis repens PCC 10914, a single window of DNA contains:
- a CDS encoding RNA recognition motif domain-containing protein has product MSLYVGNLSYEVTQDDVNAIFAEYGSVKRVQLPTDRETGRLRGFGFVEMGTEAEESAAIEGLDGAEWMGRDLKVNKAKPREDRGSFNGNRGNNSFRNRY; this is encoded by the coding sequence ATGTCACTTTATGTTGGTAACCTCTCTTACGAAGTTACACAAGATGATGTGAATGCGATTTTTGCAGAATATGGTTCTGTAAAACGGGTTCAGCTACCCACTGACCGAGAAACAGGTCGTCTGCGCGGTTTTGGTTTTGTGGAAATGGGTACAGAGGCTGAAGAATCAGCTGCCATTGAAGGTCTTGATGGTGCTGAGTGGATGGGTCGTGACCTCAAAGTGAATAAGGCTAAACCCAGGGAAGATAGAGGTTCGTTTAATGGTAACCGAGGCAACAACAGCTTCCGTAACCGCTACTAA
- a CDS encoding chlorophyll a/b-binding protein, whose translation MSNTPKTTPLVSNERNVWRWGFTPQSEIWNGRFAMIGFLSVVLLEVFSGQGFLHFWGIF comes from the coding sequence ATGTCAAACACCCCGAAAACGACACCTTTGGTTTCTAATGAGCGCAATGTTTGGCGCTGGGGCTTTACTCCTCAGAGCGAAATTTGGAATGGTCGTTTTGCAATGATTGGCTTTTTATCTGTTGTTTTACTTGAAGTGTTCTCTGGTCAAGGCTTTCTTCATTTCTGGGGCATTTTCTAA
- a CDS encoding histidine triad nucleotide-binding protein — protein sequence MTNQETIFSKIIRREIPADIVYEDDLALAFKDVNPQAPVHILVIPKKPIPRLADAESQDDALLGHLLLTVKRVAEQVGLTNGYRLVINTGPDGGQTVYHLHLHILGGRQMTWPPG from the coding sequence ATGACAAATCAAGAGACGATTTTCAGCAAAATCATTCGTCGGGAAATTCCAGCTGACATTGTCTATGAAGATGATTTAGCGCTGGCATTTAAAGACGTTAACCCTCAAGCTCCCGTTCACATCCTCGTCATTCCCAAAAAACCCATACCTAGATTAGCTGATGCCGAATCTCAGGATGATGCCCTGCTTGGGCATCTTTTATTAACAGTCAAGCGAGTTGCAGAACAAGTTGGACTCACAAACGGCTATCGTCTTGTCATCAACACAGGTCCTGATGGCGGTCAAACTGTTTACCACTTGCATCTTCATATCCTGGGTGGACGACAGATGACATGGCCCCCTGGTTGA
- the psbA gene encoding photosystem II q(b) protein, whose product MTTTLQRRESANVWERFCEWITSTENRLYIGWFGVLMIPTLLAATTCFIIAFIAAPPVDIDGIREPVAGSLIYGNNIISGAVVPSSNAIGLHFYPIWEAASLDEWLYNGGPYQLVVFHFLIGVFCYLGREWELSYRLGMRPWIAVAYSAPVAAATAVFLVYPIGQGSFSDGMPLGISGTFNFMLVFQAEHNILMHPFHQLGVAGVFGGSLFSAMHGSLVTSSLVRETTETESQNYGYKFGQEEETYNIVAAHGYFGRLIFQYASFNNSRSLHFFLAAWPVVGIWFTALGVSTMAFNLNGFNFNSSVIDSQGRVIGTWADILNRANLGMEVMHERNAHNFPLDLAAGEAAPVALSAPAING is encoded by the coding sequence ATGACAACCACCTTACAGCGTCGCGAAAGCGCCAACGTATGGGAACGGTTCTGCGAGTGGATCACCAGCACCGAAAACCGCCTATACATCGGTTGGTTCGGCGTACTCATGATCCCCACCCTGCTAGCCGCCACCACCTGCTTCATCATCGCCTTCATCGCAGCTCCCCCCGTTGACATCGACGGTATCCGTGAGCCAGTTGCAGGTTCCTTAATCTACGGAAACAACATCATCTCAGGTGCAGTAGTACCTTCCTCCAACGCCATCGGTTTACACTTCTACCCAATCTGGGAAGCAGCTTCCCTAGATGAGTGGTTGTACAACGGTGGTCCATACCAATTGGTAGTATTCCACTTCCTGATCGGCGTATTCTGCTACCTCGGTCGTGAGTGGGAACTGTCCTACCGTTTAGGTATGCGTCCTTGGATTGCAGTAGCATACTCAGCACCCGTAGCAGCAGCAACCGCAGTCTTCTTGGTCTACCCAATCGGACAAGGTTCCTTCTCTGACGGTATGCCTTTGGGTATCTCCGGAACCTTCAACTTCATGTTAGTGTTCCAAGCAGAGCACAACATCCTGATGCACCCCTTCCACCAACTAGGTGTAGCAGGTGTATTCGGCGGAAGCTTGTTCAGTGCAATGCACGGTTCGTTGGTAACCTCCTCCTTGGTACGTGAAACAACCGAAACCGAATCTCAGAACTACGGTTACAAGTTCGGTCAAGAAGAAGAAACCTACAACATCGTTGCAGCACACGGCTACTTCGGTCGCTTAATCTTCCAATACGCTTCATTCAACAACTCTCGTTCCTTGCACTTCTTCCTGGCTGCATGGCCAGTAGTTGGAATCTGGTTCACCGCACTCGGTGTCAGCACCATGGCGTTCAACCTCAACGGTTTCAACTTCAACTCCAGTGTGATTGACTCTCAGGGTCGTGTGATTGGAACTTGGGCAGACATCCTCAACCGCGCTAACCTGGGTATGGAAGTGATGCACGAGCGTAACGCTCACAACTTCCCCCTCGACTTGGCTGCTGGTGAGGCTGCTCCTGTTGCACTCTCTGCTCCCGCTATCAACGGCTAA
- a CDS encoding glycosyltransferase family 9 protein: MSHTNRLSKHLPIARIALVRSLPGLGDLLCAVPAMRALRAAFPQSHITLIGLAWAKAFVERFSQYLDEFLEFPGYPGIPEVAPPIHKIPQFLASVQQQRFDLALQMHGSGIISNTFTVLLGARLNAGFYLPGQYCPDADYFLPYPAHEPEVWRHLRLMDYLGIPLQGYELEFPLSQEDFSALHKVEEVQALQKGKYVCVHPGASVPERRWSVENFAAVADAIAARGFQVVLTGTAPEANLTQSIAQMMQAKPMNLAGKTSLGALAALLSHAELLICNDTGVSHIAAALGVKSVVIFTDSEPNRWAPLDRDRHRILYKNKNEETPSSLFNFHSSIFTISPEMVMAQVDDLLLKEVANVT, translated from the coding sequence GTGTCCCACACAAATCGACTCAGCAAGCATCTACCCATCGCTCGGATAGCTCTTGTGCGATCGCTTCCTGGATTGGGCGATTTACTGTGTGCTGTACCTGCGATGAGAGCGTTACGCGCAGCTTTCCCACAGAGCCACATTACCCTGATTGGTCTTGCGTGGGCAAAAGCTTTTGTAGAGCGTTTCAGCCAGTACCTTGATGAGTTCTTAGAATTTCCCGGCTATCCAGGAATTCCTGAAGTTGCGCCACCAATCCACAAAATACCACAGTTCTTGGCTAGCGTACAGCAACAACGCTTTGACTTGGCATTGCAAATGCACGGCAGCGGTATCATCAGCAATACTTTCACCGTCTTACTTGGTGCGCGTCTCAACGCTGGTTTTTATCTGCCTGGTCAATACTGTCCAGATGCAGATTATTTCTTACCATATCCAGCTCATGAACCAGAAGTCTGGCGTCACCTGCGGTTGATGGACTACTTGGGAATACCGCTCCAAGGCTATGAACTGGAATTTCCCCTAAGTCAAGAGGATTTTTCAGCTTTGCACAAAGTCGAGGAAGTCCAAGCTCTCCAGAAAGGAAAGTATGTCTGCGTTCACCCTGGTGCAAGTGTGCCAGAAAGACGTTGGTCTGTGGAAAATTTTGCTGCTGTTGCTGATGCAATTGCTGCTCGTGGTTTCCAAGTTGTGCTAACTGGCACAGCACCAGAAGCAAATCTCACGCAGTCAATTGCCCAGATGATGCAAGCAAAGCCGATGAATTTGGCGGGAAAGACCAGCTTGGGTGCATTGGCAGCGCTTTTAAGTCATGCAGAATTGCTGATATGTAACGATACAGGTGTATCGCATATCGCAGCAGCTTTGGGAGTGAAAAGTGTTGTCATTTTTACTGACTCTGAACCGAATCGTTGGGCACCGCTAGACCGCGATCGCCATCGCATCTTGTACAAGAACAAGAACGAAGAAACTCCGTCTTCTTTGTTCAATTTTCACTCTTCTATCTTTACCATATCCCCAGAAATGGTTATGGCTCAGGTGGATGACCTACTCTTAAAGGAGGTAGCGAATGTTACCTAA
- a CDS encoding PucR family transcriptional regulator → MTALLTTTAQFERVAKIVAERVAQLLCAAVFVIDQHSIVIASSDPKLVGLPFKHICGQLTFDYLRVPINFDTQIGEVIVSKPHNGEEISPRLAQVIVELVVNQTAVIDALPNQHQLKNKFIYDLLNGLIDDEATVLHHSKLLGLDLTPPRAVILIDAADYILGNGVSYKDLENISASLRPFVCASSSLEAQTRRRATLVIGSVVSFFHLPNDTICAYLGDGEVAVLKASDTKNLGSWANRGDVPEQCSSSWANLTALKRAAEALLSRLRGDTEASISIGIGRYHPGMRGLAQSYQDARAALSLGCRFRDRNQVHCLDRLGIAAFIGVADEQTKIELATYLLSPLNHEPELLTTLDAFFAEDCCPSLTASRLSIHRNTLSYRLDKITSLTGLDPRRFDDAVQIRLALLMRRLR, encoded by the coding sequence ATGACAGCTTTGTTAACTACCACTGCACAATTTGAGCGAGTTGCCAAGATAGTCGCCGAAAGAGTGGCACAGCTATTGTGCGCGGCAGTTTTTGTAATTGACCAGCATTCCATAGTAATTGCCAGTAGCGATCCCAAGCTTGTTGGACTTCCCTTCAAGCACATTTGTGGACAACTCACTTTTGATTATCTGCGAGTGCCCATAAATTTTGATACACAAATAGGTGAAGTGATTGTGAGCAAACCTCACAATGGTGAGGAAATTTCTCCTCGCTTGGCACAGGTCATAGTGGAACTGGTAGTTAATCAGACAGCAGTCATTGATGCTTTGCCTAATCAACATCAGTTAAAGAATAAGTTTATCTACGACTTACTTAACGGTTTGATAGATGACGAGGCAACTGTCCTACATCATAGTAAACTTCTAGGGTTAGATTTAACACCACCCCGTGCAGTGATTTTAATCGATGCTGCCGATTACATTTTAGGAAATGGAGTTTCTTATAAAGACTTAGAAAATATCTCTGCATCACTGCGTCCTTTTGTCTGTGCATCCTCTTCATTAGAAGCGCAAACACGACGACGGGCTACTCTGGTCATTGGCAGTGTCGTCAGCTTTTTCCATCTACCTAACGATACAATTTGTGCTTATCTTGGTGATGGTGAGGTGGCTGTCCTTAAGGCTAGCGATACGAAAAACTTGGGGAGCTGGGCTAATCGTGGCGATGTACCAGAACAGTGCAGTTCTTCTTGGGCGAATCTCACAGCGCTAAAGCGGGCTGCTGAAGCGTTATTATCACGGTTGCGGGGTGATACCGAGGCATCAATTAGCATTGGCATTGGTCGCTATCACCCAGGAATGCGCGGACTTGCTCAATCATATCAAGATGCACGGGCTGCTTTGTCTTTGGGCTGTCGTTTTCGCGATCGCAATCAAGTACATTGCTTAGATAGATTGGGGATTGCAGCCTTTATTGGTGTTGCAGATGAGCAGACAAAAATCGAATTGGCAACATATCTACTGAGTCCTCTTAACCACGAACCGGAATTACTCACAACCTTAGATGCATTCTTTGCTGAAGACTGCTGTCCTTCTTTGACAGCAAGTCGGCTGTCGATTCACCGAAATACTCTGAGTTACCGATTAGATAAGATTACCTCGCTCACTGGACTTGACCCGCGTCGTTTTGACGATGCGGTGCAAATTCGTTTGGCATTGCTGATGCGAAGACTGCGGTGA
- a CDS encoding TAXI family TRAP transporter solute-binding subunit, whose amino-acid sequence MIPRRSGRRPWANILDNLALKSVLFIHRPKALFLLLSGLAGGVLLSLNSCSSQPRSITISSGIVGSYYNRLAEQIDHSSKATVKLSVQNFESQGSQQNIESLLAHKVDFAIAQLDVANEVMRQGKVKAVAVLANEYVHIITRQDSGLKTFTDLKGKRVAIGTSGSGMSFTAKRLLKADNISVQPDYSSFDEAFKKLKSRQVDAVIYVGSLGASKNLRRQFVNNPDFRLLPIEPALINHLTVFDPGSYHGAELPVGTYTSLPPIPDQKVLTLSTPTVLVTRPEMNRPTVALVTWSILSTARTYSQFYPALQNEEPKNLLRKGLFYIHPAAEEVLENGDPRMALMRYWENNNDLQSTVVILVTTSVVGLLLRQWRRQRSKKMVTTTTNRINELKSLLPDHPQQALDGIEDLSQEHRLMFVEGAVTTEVYEQLRHKTQTFTDQCRRLLEQQRKKFVMETLLLLDEWQVTLQSDPEAALQKLSYIKQQYRDMLLSDQVDIDAYMELMQLTLISLMTLVPKNSHNGTNFMKQNQTLEVNSNNSVEP is encoded by the coding sequence ATGATACCTAGACGATCTGGCAGGCGACCTTGGGCAAATATACTGGATAATCTTGCATTAAAGAGTGTTTTATTTATTCATCGCCCGAAAGCTCTTTTCCTTCTACTAAGTGGTTTAGCAGGAGGAGTCCTACTAAGTTTGAATAGTTGCAGTTCGCAGCCAAGGAGCATTACTATCTCTAGTGGTATCGTTGGTAGTTATTATAACCGTTTGGCTGAGCAAATTGATCACTCTAGCAAGGCAACGGTTAAACTTTCTGTTCAGAATTTTGAATCGCAAGGCTCCCAGCAAAACATAGAAAGCTTGCTCGCTCACAAAGTCGATTTTGCGATCGCACAGTTGGATGTTGCCAATGAGGTCATGCGCCAAGGAAAGGTTAAAGCAGTTGCAGTTTTGGCAAACGAATATGTCCACATTATTACCCGGCAAGATTCAGGCTTAAAAACCTTCACTGACCTTAAAGGAAAGCGAGTCGCTATTGGCACTTCTGGTAGTGGCATGAGCTTCACTGCTAAACGATTGCTCAAAGCAGATAACATCAGTGTTCAACCAGATTACTCTAGTTTTGATGAAGCATTCAAGAAACTGAAATCTCGACAGGTAGATGCAGTTATTTATGTAGGAAGTCTGGGTGCCAGTAAAAATCTACGGCGACAATTTGTCAACAATCCTGACTTCAGGCTGCTGCCAATTGAACCTGCATTAATCAACCACTTGACAGTTTTCGACCCTGGCTCATATCATGGCGCAGAGCTACCTGTGGGAACTTATACGTCGCTTCCGCCCATTCCAGACCAAAAAGTACTAACTCTCTCAACTCCTACCGTTTTAGTGACTCGCCCTGAGATGAATCGACCGACGGTTGCACTGGTTACTTGGTCTATTCTCTCCACTGCCCGTACCTATTCCCAGTTCTATCCTGCATTGCAAAACGAAGAGCCTAAAAATTTACTGAGAAAAGGGCTGTTTTACATACACCCAGCAGCAGAGGAGGTGTTGGAAAATGGTGATCCCCGTATGGCGCTGATGCGTTACTGGGAAAATAACAATGACTTGCAGTCTACAGTTGTCATTTTAGTTACCACCAGCGTTGTAGGCTTACTGTTGAGACAGTGGCGTAGGCAACGGTCTAAGAAAATGGTGACGACAACTACCAACCGAATTAATGAACTGAAATCACTGTTGCCAGACCACCCCCAACAGGCATTGGATGGTATCGAAGACCTCAGCCAAGAGCATCGGCTGATGTTCGTTGAGGGCGCAGTGACAACGGAAGTCTACGAGCAACTGCGGCACAAAACACAAACTTTTACAGATCAGTGTCGTAGACTCCTAGAGCAGCAGCGCAAAAAGTTTGTCATGGAAACTCTGCTGCTACTTGATGAATGGCAGGTAACATTGCAAAGCGATCCAGAGGCAGCATTACAAAAGCTGAGTTATATTAAGCAGCAGTATCGAGATATGCTGCTATCAGATCAGGTTGACATTGATGCATACATGGAACTGATGCAGTTAACCCTGATTTCGTTGATGACACTGGTGCCAAAAAATTCTCATAATGGCACAAATTTTATGAAACAAAACCAAACACTCGAGGTTAATTCAAATAACTCGGTCGAACCTTAA
- a CDS encoding fasciclin domain-containing protein, which produces MADIVDTAVNAGSFNTLVAAIKAANLVDTLKGAGPFTVFAPTDEAFAKLPEGTVDALLKDIPKLKKILTYHVVSGKVLAADVVKLKSAKTVEGTEVKIDASNGVKVNDAKVATPDVAADNGVIHIIDTVLIPA; this is translated from the coding sequence ATGGCTGACATTGTTGATACTGCTGTTAATGCAGGTTCTTTCAATACCCTAGTTGCTGCAATCAAGGCTGCCAATCTGGTAGATACTCTTAAAGGCGCTGGTCCATTTACCGTCTTTGCGCCTACTGATGAGGCGTTTGCTAAACTTCCAGAAGGCACTGTAGACGCATTGCTTAAGGACATTCCAAAGCTCAAGAAAATCCTGACATATCATGTTGTTTCAGGTAAAGTACTGGCTGCTGACGTGGTTAAGCTGAAGTCAGCTAAGACAGTAGAAGGAACGGAAGTGAAAATTGACGCTTCCAATGGCGTTAAGGTGAATGATGCCAAAGTTGCAACACCGGATGTTGCTGCTGATAACGGTGTCATCCATATCATTGATACAGTATTGATTCCTGCGTAA
- a CDS encoding glycosyltransferase family 9 protein — protein sequence MLPNWQNLRRVLVMQVGSRQDLMQTIPALQKLRELLGDTTITLMVSPCSSQISIELPWVDEVFVYECADTRFVDAERELALISKLRQSAFDAAVIFTNPGESPYPLAYICYLAGIPIRIGQSQEFGGGVLSEWVKLPPKDSHPVDRYLFLIES from the coding sequence ATGTTACCTAATTGGCAGAATCTACGAAGAGTTTTGGTGATGCAAGTAGGTAGTCGCCAAGACTTAATGCAAACCATTCCTGCACTCCAGAAGTTGCGCGAACTGCTAGGAGATACCACCATCACATTGATGGTTTCTCCGTGTAGTAGCCAAATAAGTATAGAACTGCCTTGGGTAGATGAAGTATTTGTGTATGAGTGTGCTGACACAAGGTTTGTAGATGCTGAACGCGAATTAGCATTGATATCCAAGCTTCGCCAAAGCGCTTTTGATGCAGCTGTCATTTTCACCAATCCTGGAGAGTCGCCTTACCCCCTAGCATATATCTGCTATTTGGCAGGAATTCCCATACGCATCGGTCAATCGCAAGAGTTCGGCGGCGGCGTTCTTTCGGAATGGGTCAAGTTACCACCAAAAGATTCTCACCCAGTAGACAGATACCTTTTCTTAATAGAGTCATGA
- a CDS encoding glycosyltransferase produces the protein MTMKPLRILTWHIHGSYLHYLTQSHHHFYLPVKPERPEGYGGRLGGFPWSDNVHDVPAEEVRNLQFDCILFQSRKNYLEDQYEILSESQRRLPQIYLEHDPPREHPTDTRHVVDDSDVLLVHVTHFNQLMWDSGRTPTRVIEHGVMIPDGVRYTGELERGLVVVNGLRSRGRRLGADVFERVRQEIPLDLVGMGAEKLDGLGEIPHHQLAAFASRYRFFFNPIRYTSLGLAVCEAMMVGLPIIGLATTEMVTVVENGISGYVDTDIENLISKMHQLLNNQTHAQKLSQGAIATAQKRFNIQRFSQDWDEAFQSVISPLSSVLSK, from the coding sequence ATGACTATGAAACCATTACGCATCCTCACCTGGCATATCCACGGTAGCTATCTCCACTACTTAACACAGAGTCACCATCACTTTTATTTGCCTGTCAAACCAGAACGACCGGAAGGATATGGCGGTCGTTTAGGGGGTTTTCCTTGGTCAGATAATGTTCATGACGTTCCCGCAGAGGAAGTCAGAAATCTCCAGTTTGACTGTATTTTATTTCAGTCGCGCAAGAACTATCTTGAAGACCAATACGAAATTCTCTCAGAATCACAGCGACGACTACCGCAAATTTACCTTGAACACGACCCACCACGGGAACACCCAACAGATACACGTCACGTTGTAGATGATTCAGATGTGTTGCTGGTTCATGTGACGCACTTTAACCAACTCATGTGGGATAGTGGTCGCACTCCGACTCGTGTGATTGAACATGGAGTTATGATACCCGATGGTGTTCGCTACACAGGTGAACTAGAACGGGGACTGGTGGTAGTGAATGGTTTGCGATCGCGCGGTCGTCGTTTGGGTGCAGATGTCTTTGAACGAGTCCGCCAAGAAATTCCCCTAGACTTGGTTGGTATGGGTGCAGAAAAACTCGATGGACTAGGTGAGATACCACATCATCAACTAGCAGCATTTGCTTCACGCTACCGCTTTTTCTTTAATCCCATCCGCTACACCAGCTTAGGGCTTGCTGTGTGCGAAGCAATGATGGTGGGTTTGCCAATCATTGGACTAGCAACGACAGAAATGGTCACGGTAGTAGAAAACGGAATTTCTGGCTATGTCGATACTGATATTGAAAATCTTATTTCCAAAATGCACCAACTTCTAAACAACCAAACTCATGCACAAAAGCTGAGTCAAGGTGCAATCGCAACAGCGCAAAAACGCTTTAACATCCAAAGATTCTCTCAGGACTGGGACGAAGCATTTCAATCAGTCATTAGTCCTTTGTCTTCTGTTCTTAGCAAATGA
- a CDS encoding YifB family Mg chelatase-like AAA ATPase, whose product MLARVWSASIVGIDAVKVGVEVDVSGGLPGIVVLGLPDAAIQEARERVKATLKNAGFAFPMRKIVINLTPADLRKEGPCFDLPISVGILAASEQVSADLLGDYLFLGEVSLDGSLRPVAGVLPIAATAQKMGITGLVVPADNAQEGALVEGLAVYGCKNLSEVTDFLNNPGRYKPVQLDSPVETRHGASLQTADLKDVKGQAHGRRALEIAAAGGHNLIFVGPPGSGKTMLARRLPSILPALSFSEALEVTRIYSVAGLLKNRGSLVRDRPFRSPHHSASGPSLVGGGSFPRPGEISLSHKGLLFLDELTEFKRDVLEFLRQPLEDGFVTISRTKQSVMFPAQFTLVASTNPCPCGYYGDTIQQCTCSPRQREQYWAKLSGPLMDRIDLQVAVNRLKPEEIIQQPTGESSASVRERVQQARDYACGRFKDENLSCNAQMQSRHLQKWCKLDDSSRNLLEGAIRKLGLSARASDRILKVARTIADLAGDDELKAHHVAEAIQYRTIDRMQ is encoded by the coding sequence ATGCTTGCCAGGGTTTGGAGTGCGTCAATTGTCGGCATTGACGCTGTAAAAGTGGGCGTTGAAGTGGATGTGTCGGGAGGTTTGCCGGGAATTGTCGTTTTGGGATTACCAGATGCCGCAATTCAGGAAGCACGGGAAAGGGTGAAGGCAACTTTAAAGAATGCTGGTTTTGCCTTTCCTATGCGAAAGATAGTCATAAACTTAACACCTGCTGATTTACGTAAGGAAGGCCCTTGTTTTGATTTGCCGATTAGTGTAGGGATTTTGGCGGCTTCTGAGCAAGTCAGCGCTGATTTGTTGGGAGATTATCTCTTCTTAGGGGAAGTTTCATTGGATGGCAGTTTGCGCCCAGTGGCAGGTGTGCTGCCTATTGCTGCGACTGCCCAAAAGATGGGAATTACGGGTTTAGTTGTCCCGGCTGATAATGCACAAGAAGGTGCTTTAGTTGAAGGATTGGCAGTTTATGGCTGCAAAAATCTATCTGAGGTGACAGATTTTTTGAATAATCCAGGGCGTTACAAGCCCGTGCAATTGGACAGCCCTGTAGAGACGCGCCATGGCGCGTCTCTACAAACAGCAGATTTGAAGGATGTCAAAGGACAAGCTCATGGTCGTCGTGCCTTAGAAATTGCGGCAGCTGGTGGACATAACTTAATCTTCGTAGGACCGCCTGGTAGTGGCAAAACTATGCTGGCACGACGGTTGCCTAGTATTTTGCCTGCATTATCATTCTCAGAAGCGCTGGAAGTCACTCGCATCTATTCGGTAGCTGGTTTATTGAAAAATAGAGGGTCATTGGTGCGCGATCGCCCTTTCCGCAGTCCCCACCACTCCGCATCTGGTCCTTCTCTTGTCGGCGGTGGTAGCTTTCCTCGTCCAGGTGAAATTTCTTTATCACATAAAGGTTTACTTTTCCTAGATGAATTAACAGAATTTAAAAGAGATGTTTTAGAATTCCTGCGTCAGCCTTTAGAAGATGGCTTTGTGACTATTTCCAGGACTAAACAATCGGTCATGTTTCCTGCTCAGTTTACTTTGGTTGCAAGTACCAATCCCTGTCCTTGCGGTTACTATGGTGATACCATCCAACAGTGTACTTGTTCACCACGCCAGAGAGAGCAATACTGGGCAAAGCTTTCTGGACCTTTGATGGATAGAATTGATTTGCAAGTTGCAGTGAATCGCCTCAAACCAGAGGAGATTATTCAACAACCTACAGGCGAATCCTCAGCATCAGTTAGGGAACGGGTGCAACAGGCACGCGACTACGCATGTGGTAGATTTAAAGATGAAAATCTCTCTTGCAATGCCCAAATGCAGAGTCGTCATCTTCAGAAATGGTGCAAGCTAGATGATAGCAGTCGCAACTTATTGGAAGGCGCAATTAGAAAATTAGGTTTGTCGGCAAGGGCAAGCGATCGCATTCTCAAAGTGGCGCGAACTATTGCAGATTTGGCGGGGGATGATGAACTCAAAGCACACCACGTTGCTGAAGCCATTCAGTATCGCACGATAGATAGAATGCAATGA
- a CDS encoding SDR family oxidoreductase, with amino-acid sequence MQLAGKVALITGAGSGIAKATAKLFAQEGAKVAALGRTKDELEKTVAEIQSNNGEAIPLVADISHPEEMQQVTQQIVDKWGRLDIVFANAGINGVWAPIEELAPEEWDKTINVNLKGTFLTVKYAVPYLKKQGGSVVITSSVNGTRTFSNTGATAYSCTKAAQVAFTKMVALELAEHRIRVNVICPGAIDTNIDENTQRRNLESVQEPVEFPEGKIPLTDGQPGTSEQVAQLVLFLASDASSHITGTEVWIDGGESLLKA; translated from the coding sequence ATGCAACTAGCCGGTAAGGTAGCACTGATAACAGGAGCAGGTTCAGGTATTGCAAAGGCAACAGCAAAATTGTTTGCTCAAGAAGGTGCAAAAGTTGCTGCCTTAGGGCGGACAAAAGATGAACTAGAAAAAACTGTTGCCGAAATTCAGAGTAATAATGGCGAAGCAATACCCCTAGTTGCTGATATTTCCCATCCAGAAGAAATGCAACAAGTCACCCAACAAATTGTAGATAAGTGGGGACGCTTGGATATTGTGTTTGCTAATGCTGGTATTAATGGTGTGTGGGCACCTATAGAGGAATTAGCACCTGAAGAATGGGATAAAACAATAAACGTCAATTTAAAAGGAACATTTCTCACAGTAAAATATGCTGTGCCTTATCTGAAAAAGCAGGGCGGTTCTGTGGTTATCACTTCATCTGTCAATGGTACACGTACCTTTAGCAACACTGGCGCTACTGCTTATTCTTGTACAAAAGCAGCACAAGTGGCTTTCACAAAAATGGTGGCTTTGGAACTCGCTGAACACCGCATTCGTGTTAACGTCATTTGCCCTGGTGCTATTGACACAAATATTGACGAAAACACTCAAAGACGGAATTTAGAAAGCGTTCAAGAACCTGTTGAGTTTCCTGAAGGGAAGATTCCTTTAACTGATGGTCAACCAGGAACCTCGGAGCAGGTAGCACAATTAGTTCTCTTTTTAGCATCAGATGCTTCCAGCCACATTACTGGTACAGAAGTGTGGATTGATGGGGGAGAATCTTTATTGAAAGCTTAG